Sequence from the Cucumis sativus cultivar 9930 chromosome 1, Cucumber_9930_V3, whole genome shotgun sequence genome:
AGCAATCAACGAAGAATATACAACTCATCAGTTCGTACGGAGAATTGATGTATGCACGAAAATGATCGTTTCTTCCAAATATGCACATGATTTTCCACATACCCATGGGAGGATTAGAGTTgcaatagaagaagaagagccAAACCTGAACAGACTGTTGATAGAGTTGAAATTTGGAAGGAATATCCATTGACGAGGCCTCATTGCTTGTTTCTTGTTcctcttcttctacttctactTCTTGTTCCTCTTCTTGGGGAAGGGGGTGGCTGTTGAAATCACCATCTTCCATAACTTCACCTTCAGAAGTAAACTTGAAGTCTCTTCGACGAGAATGTCGATCGTGATGTTTTTGCTTCTTGTCTCCCTTTCCCATTTTCCCTCCCTCCTTTTCGGCCGCCGGATTGTATTGTGGGGGTTTTCTCACAAAAGAATGGACTTTCTTGCAACAGtctttctaattaaaatgGAATGCGCTCACTTCttaaaaactcaattttccctttttaactTTCTCGTTACCTCATACCAACCTCCAATTGCTAACTCTCCCTCCTTACTGCTCCTTTCAATATCtcaaataattattctttgttttttatatgaacgtgtttgatttaaattcatatatagAATCCTATTTAATGAAGTGGaagagataattaaatttgattactTAATCCATTGAaagatcaaatattttaattaagttgcttatttagtaataaaaataactaataacTAATACTAATATCAAAttgttgcaaatatagtaTTAGATTCGAAATATTAGcgcgtatatatatatgtagcaatattttttttaaagaaaaataaatataacaaagtatATCACggtaaattttgctatatttacaattttttaaaaatgttactatTCACATGAGATTTTCGaagaaattgaactttttatattgatttatatagtaaatacaatttttaatattttctccttttatgttttctcttggatgcaaattaaaattttaaacttctaGAAATTATAGTTACAAGTCTATTTGAAACTCAATCTTGTGAAATTCAAGTCTAAGACAATGATTATGAGTTTGATAAGAACTTACATGtttttttagagtttttaGAAGTTCAAATTGAGTTTCAgttctttaaactttttatccTTCCTTCAACCAAAAATCCTCAAATGAATAACaaatgtctctatttatagagaattttCATAGGATTAAGTCGGTTTAGGTCTGGGCTCATTTGCCTGTTGGGCTTGGGcccattatttatttggttcattttttCCGTCAAGGGCTTGAATTAGGTTAAATATGATGACTACCCAAACTCAATCAAATTAGGAAAATTGCAAttgatgactattttagcaataataattaaggatataacaacatttttaaaaaattgcaaatatagcaaaactatcaacttgtatcgctgatagacttcatatggtatatcagttatagaccaatatttgtaacatggtctatcattgatagaatttgacgaattttgctatatttgcaaattttttaaaattgtgttatatacttaattaatttgaatttaattgctaaatttgcaactatcccatcaaattataattattacaatttttgcTGTGATGACGTGGTGCAATTTATTTGGCTaaaatttcttgctcaacaAATGCTCCCTTTCAAGATTTGTTCACGTGTATGGGTGGGTGAATCTTAGAAACTATAAgctgaaacaaaaaacacaagTGATTTGTTCTTCGCTCTGACTCCAATTAATATGCCAAatcaatcacaatatgcatttagacataagtttgattaaaatgttatatgcagtttgatgaattttgagtttaatttgttgaatttttgccctaaaactcgtagtttgtaatcatattctattcaataaagtcaTTATTGAGAACTTgtatactataatcttaaatctaataaactaaggtTCGAAGGACTATTTttagtaaacttgaactttatgtagagacataaacgtggattGAGTTTGAGTATTTAGCCAAAAATGGTCTATATTATatgaataaaggttgggcACCTTATTTTGGGACACTATGGATGCGACCCACTTTGCATTTTGTACAAACAATGTGTTCCCGAATCATTCATATAGACATGAAAGTGAGGACATTTTATATAAAGAGTTTACAAATGATTGAACCATGAGATAGTCATTTTTACATTATAACGTCGTTTACTgttaaaagtgactatttcgattattgatgacctaggtgacttaatcttaatcctaacttaactatgaacttctgttcacacgagattatccttagatctacATAGGTGAGGACATCTCTTTAGCATAGGTGAAGGTAACTCTTTAGCATTGGCCCAATAAACCTCCCATTTCAGAGGTAAGATCGAGTGGATAGCTAGAGACATAAGGtgcaagatggaattcacttctacccgtcttagggttagtagataggttgttcctTTAATGattgaatccaagtcttgaacaaggggctcCACTCTCTCATTGGCCTAAGAGGATTCAATTTATAGGTTGgatcttaaaccaattgttcaatagtgaaTCAGTGGGACTTAAAGAGCAAGATGTAGTCTCGGGggcaaaataatattttgaccCAACCGAGGTTACGAACAACCTGTGaatgattaacttacttatcatggttatatcacacagacacaaatatatctatagtgtgGGAGTGCAACTATGaaactttagtggaatgacttGTTAGTTAACGAAAGTTGATTAACTCAATCTAGAGAGTTTAGTCAGTTAATTTCGAATTGTTGGAGCCTATGATCTATAGATCCATTAGGTTTCCCTACTAGCTCATGTGGAATAAAATTAGAATAGTATGATGGATTTATTctaattgtttgaattaagCACAAAGAGAGAAACTAACAAGTATATGTGATATAATTGTTGGTTTAAAGAtagaattttatgtttaaatatgatttaaatatatataaaaaatatgaatacaaattCATACTCGAAAGTAATAAAATtggtcaaagttgtaaaaagtcaaaaggttggcttttgactttgaaaagtcaaaatgtttgttttttactttgaaaagtcaaaatttgactGACTATagattcaaatgtgatttgaattctAAGAAAATGAGTATGAATTCATGCttggaggttggaattagtaaATGAGCTCAAAATGGTTAAAAGTCAAAATGAAATGGTCAAATGACCATTTTGCCCCTTGACTAAAATTAGCGTGAATATCCAACATTTTGTAGGATAATCTCACTTACTCTTAGTGGGCTAAGTGGAAGCTCATGGTGATGACACCAAACCCACTAAGAGTAAGTGCTTTGTGAGGAATTGAGCCATGGTGAAgtaattacatgcattttgcatgcaatttctttataaagaGTTgggaaaatttagttttaaaaacttttggatttttttgctaatttttttaaatttctcttttattaaaaataataattcttcaCATCTCTCTCACACCAAAAGAAAGTTTATACCTTCCAATTTCATCTGTCTCTCAAATTTCTATCTCAATTCCTTCATCAATTGGGTTCCACAACTCGATTATGATTGCAATGGATAGTAGATGACTAACAGTGGTGGTTCATTCGAGTTCGTGAGAGGAGTGTGtgagtttcttttcttttcagaaGCTACAAATGttattgtttgaaaactttaattcatgtagtttaattttatgcaTGTTTAccttaaataaattgaaaatgaactGAAATGTGGTGATGAGATAATCTTTGGTACCCTATGCGATGAGATGTCTAACACTCGTTGTGTGTTTTGGTGTGGCATGCCTTATTCTTGTTGTGTCATCAAGATGATATGCTTTATTTTTGCAAGACGAGTTATGAGTGATGGAAGCCATAGTGAATTGCTATTGCATTGAGATAACTCTACACAATCGTAACTTGACAAAAGATTGTGGTAAACGCTTGAGCTTGAGGAAAGAGACCTTTGGGGCAAGGGGGTGACTGGTAAAATTCTAACTAATTTAGaggaaactaaaaataataaatttaaatttaaataacatataaagaTGTATATtccaatattaaaaatttaaatttgaaagatcaaaataatatataaatataaatattgaagggtttaaaatgataacaaatatctaaatttcaaTCCAACATTTCCCAGTTAGAGACTTACAAAATTTTGGTCAAATATGCAAAAGCAAAACATTTTTCCCTTCATTCATTTGATTTATGGAGGCCGAAGACTCCATAAATGACGAAAGAGCATGACTTTAGGCTCCTCTCTAAGGACCCTTCAAAACAAAGCCAAAATCACTGTTGGAAATGGCAGATTACAGAGTTCCATTCATCATATCAAACATTTCTTGCATCCCCATGGCTTCCTTTATCATCAATCTCTTCCCTTCATCTCTCTACCCTCGCGCCCACGATACGCCCACCAGCTGTTCGATGAAACTCCCCTTAAAGATATCTCACACTACAATCGTCTGCTCTTCGACTTCTCTCGCAACAATCATGATCGAGAAGCTTTGCATCTCTTCAAGGACCTTCACTCTTCCGGGTTGGGTGTTGATGGGCTCACTCTGTCCTGTGCTTTGAAGGTCTGCGGAGTCTTGTTTGATCAAGTTGTGGGAAGGCAGGTGCATTGTCAATCTTTGAAATCTGGGTTCTTGGAGGATGTCAGCGTTGGGACTTCTCTTGTTGATATGTATATGAAAACGGAAGATTTTGAGGATGGAAGAGGAATCTTCGATGAAATGggtataaaaaatgttgtgtCGTGGACTTCATTGCTCTCTGGATATGCACGGAATGGGTTGAACGATGAAGTCATACATTTGATTAATCAAATGCAGATGGAAGGAGTGAACCCAAACGGCTTTACTTTTGCAACTGTTCTTGGAGCATTGGCTGATGAGAGTATCATTGAGGGAGGAGTTCAAGTTCATGCCATGATAGTAAAGAATGGGTTTGAGTTTACCACGTTTGTGTGCAATGCTTTGATATGTATGTATCTGAAATCTGAGATGGTTGGAGATGCTGAAGCAGTTTTTGATAGTATGGTTGTTAGAGATTCAGTCACTTGGAATATTATGATTGGTGGTTATGCAGCCATTGGGTTTTATTTAGAAGGCTTTCAAATGTTTCATCGGATGAGACTTGCAGGTGTTAAGCTCAGCCGAACTGTATTTTGTACAGCTCTAAAGCTATGCTCTCAACAGAGGGAATTGAATTTTACCAAACAGCTGCATTGTGGGGTCGTAAAAAATGGCTATGAATTTGCTCAGGACATCAGAACAGCACTCATGGTCACTTACAGCAAGTGCAGCTCAGTGGATGAAGCTTTCAAGCTGTTCTCCATGGCGGATGCAGCTCATAATGTTGTTACCTGGACAGCCATGATTGGTGGGTTTGTGCAGAACAACAACAATGAGAAGGCGgttgatttattttgtcaaatgaGCAGAGAAGGCGTAAGACCAAACCATTTCACCTACTCCACGGTCCTTGCAGGAAAACCTTCTTCATTACTTAGCCAACTTCACGCACAAATCATTAAAGCTTATTACGAGAAAGTACCTTCAGTAGCTACCGCACTTTTAGATGCATACGTCAAGACGGGAAATGTGGTTGAGAGTGCGCgagttttttattctattcctGCAAAGGACATTGTTGCATGGTCCGCTATGTTAACTGGTTTAGCTCAAACAAGAGATTCTGAAAAGGCAATGGAGGTATTTATTCAATTGGTGAAAGAGGGAGTGAAACCAAATGAGTACACCTTTTCTAGTGTAATCAATGCATGTTCATCCTCTGCAGCAACAGTAGAACATGGTAAACAAATTCATGCAACTGCAGTGAAATCAGGAAAGAGTAATGCTTTATGTGTAAGCAGTGCTTTGCTCACCATGTACTCCAAAAAAGGTAATATTGAGAGTGCAGAAAAGGTCTTCACCAGACAAGAGGAGAGAGATATAGTTTCATGGAACTCGATGATAACTGGATATGGCCAACATGGTGATGCCAAGAAAGCTCTTGAGGTGTTTCAAATTATGCAAAACCAAGGACTACCATTGGATGATGTCACATTCATTGGAGTTCTTACTGCTTGTACGCATGCCGGCTTAGTGGAAGAAGGTGAAAAGTACTTCAATATTATGATTAAGGATTAccatattgataaaaaaatcgAGCATTATTCGTGCATGGTTGATCTATACAGCCGAGCCGGAATGTTTGACAAAGCCATGGACATCATTAATGGAATGCCATTCCCGGCTAGTCCAACAATATGGCGGACTCTACTGGCAGCCTGTCGGGTTCACCGTAATCTAGAGCTTGGAAAACTCGCTGCAGAAAAGCTTGTCTCACTTCAGCCGAATGATGCGGTCGGATATGTCCTGCTATCCAACATCCATGCTGTGGCTGGCAATTGGGAAGAGAAAGCCCATGTGAGGAAACTGATGGATGAAAGGAAGGTAAAAAAGGAAGCTGGGTGCAGCTGGATTGAGATAAAAAACAGGATTTTCTCATTCTTGGCTGGTGATGTTTCACATCCATTTTCTGATCTTGTTTATGCAAAACTTGAAGAGCTAAGTATCAAGCTAAAGGATATGGGTTATCAGCCAGATAcaaattatgtttttcatgATGTAGAAGAGGAACATAAAGAAGCCATTCTCTCTCAACATAGTGAGAGATTGGCAATTGCTTATGGATTGATTGCTCTTCCACCTGGAGCTCCGATTCAGATTGAGAAAAATCTAAGAATTTGTGGGGATTGTCACAATGTAATTGAGTTAATATCGTTGATTGAAGAGAGAACTCTGATTGTCAGAGATTCAAACAGGTTTCACCATTTCAAAGGAGGAGTTTGCTCTTGTGGGGGTTATTGGTAATTaccaaatcaaatcaaatcaaatctccATTATTCTTACCTAAACTACTAAGGAAGACTTTCCATGTGAGTTCAGAAGAAACCCTAGCCCTAAAAGGTTTATAAAAGGTGATAAAAAAATTCCTCCTAAACCATCTAGCTTCATTCCCTTGGGGAAACTCTAAAAGGTAACCTCTCATCATTCTTTGTTCTGAGAATTTTGGAGAAACGTTCATGCTTGATCTCTCTCCTTTGTTGGAAAGCTTTATTCAGACACTTGTACTGAAAGTGTAAGTGTAAAGTCCCGATTCATCTTGAAGGCTGAATCAAGCTAGATAAAAGAGTAAAACTATAGAGTTGACATCATGTTATTTACTTCCAATTTGAGTTTCATTCTCTACAGAACAactcttttattctttcaagtttcaatCAATGAgttctattattatattgCTGTGTTCTTTATTTTCCATTATGAACTAAGAATTCACTACGGATTCAAATATGTAGATTCCCCAAGGAAGGAATAAAAGCTCCACTCGTACCTTCTTTACTTGCCCCAACAACCAagtctttgtttgtttttattgattttattgtttattggTAATCTATTGGATAATTAGAAAGAGTTGGACAATATAGGGTTGTCATGTCACTGATGCAATACTAAAGAAAAGCCTAGAAACaagatttggtttgaactcTAGAAACAAGACAATGCTTATAAAGTGAATTGAATTGCATGTGCAGTTAATTTTAAAGTCAATGCAAGAAAATCTGCATTCTATGACCTTAAAAACTGTTACATTTAGTTTGACCTACTTgagcaaataaaaaaaaaagattaaagagACTTTCTCCTTACATTTTCAAAGGCTAGCCAATGCCAAATCAATGGTAGATGTTTTTAGCCGAGTTGTGAAAATGACTTTCTTGATTGAACTGTCGTTTGGTTTGCAAGTTTGGAATTTAAAGCCTGCAAATGTTAAGTTTGATGTTAGGTGTAGATTTAGATAGGTcaaggttaaaaaaaactgtaaTTGATTGGAATGCAGACTtagaaaacttgaaaaaaatggagggtagattttaaaatttcgaGCTTATTGAATATTTTACGATTCAATTTagtataaattaaatgtttagaataatatttgcttttaaaacttttgaaatagagatttaagtaaaattataaatctatttgatttattgtttaataatttgataatattattttactaaattttgaaataatatattgttaaataagaaattttgtatcaattacaaattatacaaattatcaaatcatttttgttatcaaattatatttgagaaataaaagaaaccatagagtttgaatttttttacttttatgcaGCCATTAAGTTATTTACAACATTTTAACTAACTCTTTAAGCAAGTTAAATtaacaaaggaaaagaaaaatataattaaactaaatttggcTTTCAACACATAGCCTAAATAAGAAATACACTTATTTACACAATTGCTGTCTACtggattattattttacacaaaaatgtaatcaaatttactttttcagCTTTACctgtatttttcttctagtgtaaATGGGTTTAGGTTTAggatattttgaaaacaaccaaaattttcgAATTGGTTGGGTTAGCAACCCGAGAAGTATTTATAACGAGTTGGGTTGAGTTATCaagttgtataattttttcctattcctaataattattaaatttcaaaatcattataaCATCATATCCATAAATCCACACATCCAAAAACAACTATAAAGTACAacattattacaataatactaaacaattataaaacatGAGAGAGAGTtaaatatgaatcaaatttctaaaatttaaaaacattccTTGTATCATCTATAAAACTtcatctaaatatatataatatgaatcaATTCAGgttgaatttgattgaatcaaaattttcaaatctgaGTGTGAAACCCAGtccaaccaaaattttaaaataaaccaacCAACTCTGTATTAGATATTATAACACAAAAGGAAGCATTGATTGAAGTTTATGTACATATTAACTTTAGGCTTATTAGCACCCTTATTAACTCTACCTAATGGATCAAACGTCTAAATGCTTTACATGATAGGATTTGAGCTTTTCAAACCTGAACTAAAGTCTAAGAAAACATTGATATTGAGTTCTCAAAAAGTATGAATTTGagaactaatttttaaatccCTCTTGAAAAACATTCagaatatgttaaaatataacaaaaataacaaatatcataatatatttatagataaaaaataatagtttatctTAAATAGATTGTAACACTCTACTATATTggttaatattttcataagtctatcattcaaaataaatcTACTAAATTTTATACATTTGAAGCAATAATTTCACCAGACTtgttcatatttaaattaagattacTATAAATGAGAGTCGGTAAGAGGGgactaaatttgaattttttttttatagaataagTGGAATAAGATTTAAACTCCAAATCTCTTAATCACACAAATAGCATTTGAAGATTACATgagaaatttttaataaaactagCTTTATATGCTCGTTTTACTACCATAAAAACAACTCGTCTGCagaatttacatttttaatctttGATTGTAGAATTATGATATTCAAATAAGatattaataataactatACAAACTGAAGAACTAAGATggtttataatattttcaacataCATTATTTCTTCCTATAATGAACACCAATGGGAggtaaaaaagacaaaaaagtgGGGGTGATTCAAATGCTTTGTTCGTACGTACTTCTTCAAAATTATGATTGGCTCACTCGATCTTCTCCAATATTTCCAACCGAGTTTTCCTCTTCCACCCTTTCATCGATGCAACCATGTTAACCAAACCAATAACTTGGCTCTTACTGTACTCCTGCAAAAATAGGGCAATTCTCCCAGCCATAAACACAACTACttgataattttaatatcaatgtTGACGAAAATACGTATAAAAGATAACATTTCATACATATCcaaataattagttttcaaaacttaagtAACAGATGGATTCATAATAGTGAGATATATCGATTAAGCAATATATTCAAACTCAACTCAATGGATAAGACACCAATTATCATTACCACTATAAAGGTCGATGGTTCCATTCTAACCCTAAAATTGTCGAACTTAAAAGAAGATTAAGCTTTACATTGATCTTAAGCCTTTTCTAAGTCATCAATTTTACAACTTTTCTTAGTTTAAGGTAAGTTTCTTACCGGGTGAGAGCGTGCCCAGTGTACATATTCAGTTTCTGGGAG
This genomic interval carries:
- the LOC101206035 gene encoding pentatricopeptide repeat-containing protein At2g27610 encodes the protein MTLGSSLRTLQNKAKITVGNGRLQSSIHHIKHFLHPHGFLYHQSLPFISLPSRPRYAHQLFDETPLKDISHYNRLLFDFSRNNHDREALHLFKDLHSSGLGVDGLTLSCALKVCGVLFDQVVGRQVHCQSLKSGFLEDVSVGTSLVDMYMKTEDFEDGRGIFDEMGIKNVVSWTSLLSGYARNGLNDEVIHLINQMQMEGVNPNGFTFATVLGALADESIIEGGVQVHAMIVKNGFEFTTFVCNALICMYLKSEMVGDAEAVFDSMVVRDSVTWNIMIGGYAAIGFYLEGFQMFHRMRLAGVKLSRTVFCTALKLCSQQRELNFTKQLHCGVVKNGYEFAQDIRTALMVTYSKCSSVDEAFKLFSMADAAHNVVTWTAMIGGFVQNNNNEKAVDLFCQMSREGVRPNHFTYSTVLAGKPSSLLSQLHAQIIKAYYEKVPSVATALLDAYVKTGNVVESARVFYSIPAKDIVAWSAMLTGLAQTRDSEKAMEVFIQLVKEGVKPNEYTFSSVINACSSSAATVEHGKQIHATAVKSGKSNALCVSSALLTMYSKKGNIESAEKVFTRQEERDIVSWNSMITGYGQHGDAKKALEVFQIMQNQGLPLDDVTFIGVLTACTHAGLVEEGEKYFNIMIKDYHIDKKIEHYSCMVDLYSRAGMFDKAMDIINGMPFPASPTIWRTLLAACRVHRNLELGKLAAEKLVSLQPNDAVGYVLLSNIHAVAGNWEEKAHVRKLMDERKVKKEAGCSWIEIKNRIFSFLAGDVSHPFSDLVYAKLEELSIKLKDMGYQPDTNYVFHDVEEEHKEAILSQHSERLAIAYGLIALPPGAPIQIEKNLRICGDCHNVIELISLIEERTLIVRDSNRFHHFKGGVCSCGGYW